From the genome of Dickeya aquatica, one region includes:
- a CDS encoding protein-glutamate methylesterase/protein-glutamine glutaminase, whose protein sequence is MSKIKVLCVDDSALMRQIMTEIINSHPDMEVVATAPDPLVARDLIKKFNPQVLTLDVEMPRMDGLDFLEKLMRLRPMPVVMVSSLTGKGSEITLRALELGAIDFVTKPQLGIREGMLAYSELIAEKIRMAAKARLPQRNSSPAPTILIPSTPLLSSEKLIAIGASTGGTEAIRHVLQPLPPTSPALLITQHMPPGFTKSFAERLNKLCQITVKEAEDGERVLPGHAYIAPGARHLELSRSGANYQVKLHDGPPVNRHRPSVDVLFHSVAQYAGRNAVGVILTGMGNDGAAGMLELHKAGAYTIAQNEASCVVFGMPREAIALGGVDEVVDLHQVSQRMLAQVSAGQALRI, encoded by the coding sequence ATGAGCAAAATAAAAGTATTATGTGTTGATGATTCTGCATTAATGCGCCAGATCATGACTGAAATCATTAACAGCCATCCCGACATGGAGGTGGTAGCCACTGCGCCAGATCCTTTAGTGGCCCGCGATTTAATCAAAAAATTTAATCCACAGGTGTTAACGCTGGACGTTGAAATGCCGCGTATGGATGGACTGGATTTTCTTGAAAAACTCATGCGCCTTCGCCCTATGCCTGTTGTGATGGTATCGTCCCTGACAGGAAAGGGCTCAGAAATTACCTTGCGAGCACTTGAGTTAGGCGCAATTGATTTTGTGACGAAGCCGCAGTTAGGTATTCGTGAGGGGATGCTGGCATACAGCGAGTTGATCGCTGAAAAAATTCGCATGGCGGCTAAAGCACGTTTGCCACAGCGCAACTCGTCTCCAGCACCTACCATTCTTATCCCCAGTACACCGTTGCTCAGTAGTGAGAAATTGATTGCGATTGGTGCATCAACAGGCGGTACGGAAGCGATCAGGCATGTTTTGCAGCCATTGCCACCAACCAGTCCGGCTCTGTTGATTACCCAGCATATGCCACCGGGTTTCACGAAATCCTTTGCTGAACGGCTCAATAAGTTGTGTCAGATTACAGTGAAAGAAGCAGAAGACGGAGAGCGCGTTTTGCCAGGACATGCTTACATCGCTCCTGGTGCCCGCCATCTTGAGTTGTCGCGTAGTGGTGCAAACTATCAAGTAAAACTGCATGATGGTCCGCCGGTTAATCGTCATCGTCCTTCTGTTGACGTACTGTTCCACTCTGTTGCACAGTACGCCGGACGAAATGCAGTAGGAGTTATCTTAACTGGCATGGGAAATGACGGGGCCGCAGGAATGCTGGAGCTTCATAAAGCCGGTGCCTATACCATCGCGCAAAATGAAGCCAGCTGTGTCGTATTCGGTATGCCTCGAGAAGCTATTGCACTCGGTGGTGTCGATGAGGTGGTGGACTTGCACCAGGTGAGTCAGCGAATGCTGGCACAAGTTTCTGCCGGACAGGCATTACGTATATAG
- the cheY gene encoding chemotaxis response regulator CheY, which produces MADKELRFLVVDDFSTMRRIVRNLLKELGFNNVEEAEDGSDALNKLRSGSFDFVISDWNMPNMDGLELLQAIRADGALSKLPVLMVTAEAKKENIIAAAQAGASGYVVKPFTAATLEEKLSKIFEKLGM; this is translated from the coding sequence ATGGCTGATAAAGAACTCAGATTTTTAGTAGTGGATGATTTTTCGACAATGCGTCGCATTGTCCGAAATCTACTAAAAGAACTGGGCTTCAACAATGTGGAAGAAGCGGAAGATGGCTCTGATGCCCTGAACAAGCTTCGTTCAGGCAGTTTCGATTTCGTCATTTCTGACTGGAACATGCCTAATATGGACGGACTGGAACTGTTGCAGGCTATCCGCGCCGATGGCGCGCTTTCCAAACTCCCAGTGCTGATGGTAACCGCTGAAGCAAAGAAAGAGAATATTATTGCTGCAGCACAGGCTGGTGCCAGTGGTTATGTTGTTAAACCATTTACTGCCGCGACGCTTGAAGAAAAACTGAGTAAGATTTTCGAAAAGCTTGGTATGTAA
- the cheZ gene encoding protein phosphatase CheZ: protein MNPHPMPINDHASATEIISRIGQLTRMLRDSLKELGLDHAIAEAAEAIPDARDRLDYVVQMTAQAAERALSCVEAAQPRQNQMEEEAKSLKGRWDQWFENPIELAEARELVTDTRSYLESVPDHTAFTNAQLLEIMMAQDFQDLTGQVIKRMMDVVQEIEKQLLMVLLENIPEKPSEARRANEGLLNGPQVDKTATGIVSNQDQVDDLLDSLGF, encoded by the coding sequence ATGAATCCACATCCGATGCCCATTAATGATCATGCATCTGCCACAGAGATTATTTCTCGTATCGGGCAGTTAACGCGTATGCTGCGTGATAGCCTGAAAGAGCTTGGCTTAGATCATGCTATTGCGGAAGCGGCGGAAGCCATCCCAGATGCTCGTGATCGTCTTGATTATGTTGTACAGATGACCGCTCAGGCGGCAGAGCGTGCGTTAAGTTGTGTTGAGGCTGCGCAACCTCGACAGAATCAAATGGAAGAAGAGGCCAAATCCCTGAAAGGCCGTTGGGATCAATGGTTTGAAAATCCTATTGAGCTTGCTGAAGCACGAGAGCTGGTGACGGATACTCGTAGCTACCTTGAATCTGTTCCTGATCATACTGCGTTTACCAATGCTCAGTTGCTGGAAATCATGATGGCGCAAGATTTTCAGGATTTAACAGGGCAAGTTATCAAGCGCATGATGGATGTAGTTCAGGAAATCGAAAAACAATTGCTGATGGTATTGCTGGAAAATATTCCAGAAAAACCGTCCGAAGCTCGCCGTGCAAACGAAGGTCTGCTGAACGGGCCCCAGGTTGATAAAACTGCGACAGGTATTGTTTCCAACCAGGATCAGGTTGACGACTTGCTCGATAGCTTGGGTTTCTGA
- the flhB gene encoding flagellar biosynthesis protein FlhB: MADDSDLEKTEAPTPQRTEKAREEGQIPRSKELTSLFMLIAGLAILWGTGVSMARKLSEMLAKGLIFDHSLISDERLFISHIGVLIEQAVLALLPIFFGLVIVALAAPILLGGLIFSTKSISVDFGKMNPLSGLKRMFSTQVLAELFKAILKAVIVGCITCWFLWHSWNDMLHLVSEPLENAIKDALNIALLCCFWVILGLLPMVAFDVFWQIWSYIKRLRMSKQEIRDEYKEHEGDPYIKGRIKQQQRAIAQRRMMADVPKADVIVTNPTHYAVALKYDEKKMQAPKVLAKGANQTALRIRELGSEHRIPILEAPPLARALYRHTEIGQQIPAGLYAAVAEVLSWVYQLKRWKREGGLIPRKPKNLPVPDALDFAKEKTTDG; this comes from the coding sequence GTGGCAGACGATAGCGATCTGGAGAAAACAGAAGCTCCCACCCCCCAACGAACAGAAAAAGCCCGAGAAGAAGGTCAGATTCCTCGCTCAAAGGAACTGACATCTCTATTTATGCTGATTGCAGGGCTGGCTATTTTATGGGGGACTGGCGTGAGTATGGCGAGAAAATTGTCTGAGATGCTGGCTAAAGGATTGATATTTGATCACAGCCTGATCAGCGATGAGCGATTATTCATTTCTCATATTGGCGTGCTCATTGAGCAAGCAGTGCTTGCCCTCCTTCCTATCTTCTTTGGTCTTGTGATAGTTGCACTGGCTGCGCCAATTCTGCTTGGCGGACTAATTTTTAGTACCAAATCCATCAGTGTGGATTTTGGTAAAATGAATCCGTTATCCGGGTTGAAACGTATGTTTTCAACACAAGTTTTGGCGGAATTATTTAAGGCGATACTAAAAGCTGTAATCGTAGGGTGCATTACCTGCTGGTTTCTTTGGCACAGTTGGAACGATATGTTACATCTGGTATCTGAACCGCTGGAAAACGCCATTAAGGATGCGCTGAATATCGCGCTACTCTGCTGTTTTTGGGTTATCCTTGGGCTCCTTCCTATGGTCGCTTTTGACGTATTCTGGCAGATATGGAGCTATATCAAACGATTACGCATGAGCAAGCAGGAAATCCGTGACGAGTATAAAGAGCATGAAGGGGACCCGTACATCAAGGGCCGCATCAAACAACAGCAGCGTGCTATCGCTCAGCGCCGCATGATGGCTGATGTGCCTAAAGCCGATGTTATCGTCACCAACCCAACCCACTATGCGGTTGCGCTAAAATATGATGAGAAAAAAATGCAGGCTCCTAAAGTATTAGCCAAAGGAGCCAATCAAACTGCTTTACGTATTCGTGAATTGGGTTCGGAGCACCGTATCCCGATTCTTGAGGCACCGCCTTTGGCGCGTGCACTCTATCGCCATACTGAAATAGGGCAGCAGATCCCTGCTGGATTGTATGCAGCTGTTGCTGAAGTGCTTTCGTGGGTCTACCAGTTGAAACGCTGGAAACGAGAAGGCGGGTTGATTCCGCGTAAACCTAAAAACTTACCTGTGCCGGATGCACTGGATTTTGCTAAAGAGAAAACAACCGATGGCTAA
- the flhA gene encoding flagellar biosynthesis protein FlhA, whose product MANLASLLRLPGNMKGSQWQALAGPVLILLILSMMVLPLPPFILDLLFTFNIALSIMVLLVAMFTQRTLDFAAFPTILLFSTLLRLSLNVASTRIILMEGHTGAAAAGRVVEAFGHFLVGGNFAIGIVVFIILVLINFMVITKGAGRIAEVGARFTLDGMPGKQMAIDADLNAGLIGEDEAKKRRAEVTQEADFYGSMDGASKFVRGDAIAGLMIMAINVIGGLLVGVVQHDMLLGQAVENYTLLTIGDGLVAQIPALVISTAAGVIVTRVGTNQDVGQQMVTQLFNNPQVMVLSAAVLGMIGLVPGMPNFVFLLFTGLLLGIAWLIKKGERKAEFESAQTASAVPTSPQIVEASWSDVQLEDPLGMEVGYRLIPMVDFQQNGELLGRIRSIRKKFAQEMGFLPPVVHIRDNLDLQPASYRILMKGVEIGSGEAHPGRWMAINPGNAVGSLSGDATNDPAFGLPAVWIDSSLKEQAQVQGYTVVEASTVVATHLNHLLSLHASELFGRQEAQQLMDRVSQEMPKLTEDFIPGVVTLTTLHKVLQNLLSEQVSIRDMRTVIETLSEHAPVQSDPYELTTAVRIALGRAITQQWFPGDTELQVIGLDSALERLLLQALQGGGGLEPGLSDRLLNQAQQALQRQEMLGAPPVLLVNHALRGLLSRFLRRSLPQVAVLSNLEISDSRQIRMTSMIGESS is encoded by the coding sequence ATGGCTAACCTGGCCTCTTTGCTTCGCCTACCAGGCAATATGAAAGGTTCTCAGTGGCAGGCCCTGGCGGGGCCAGTCTTGATCCTGCTTATCCTGTCAATGATGGTTTTGCCGTTACCGCCGTTTATTCTGGATTTGCTGTTTACCTTCAATATTGCACTTTCCATCATGGTGTTGCTGGTGGCGATGTTCACACAGCGTACACTCGATTTTGCTGCATTTCCGACCATTCTATTGTTCTCTACGCTATTGCGACTATCACTCAACGTGGCATCAACCCGTATTATTCTGATGGAGGGACACACCGGTGCGGCGGCGGCTGGGCGGGTCGTTGAGGCATTTGGTCACTTTCTGGTTGGTGGTAATTTCGCTATTGGTATTGTGGTTTTTATCATCCTGGTTTTGATCAACTTTATGGTTATCACCAAAGGTGCCGGGCGTATTGCTGAGGTTGGTGCGCGTTTTACCTTGGATGGTATGCCCGGTAAGCAAATGGCGATTGATGCTGATCTTAATGCCGGTTTGATCGGTGAAGACGAAGCGAAAAAGCGCCGGGCAGAGGTAACTCAGGAAGCTGATTTTTATGGCTCTATGGACGGTGCCAGTAAATTTGTGCGTGGTGATGCTATCGCTGGCCTCATGATCATGGCAATCAACGTCATTGGTGGTCTGCTGGTTGGTGTAGTTCAGCATGACATGCTGTTAGGGCAGGCAGTAGAAAACTATACGTTGCTGACTATTGGTGATGGTCTGGTTGCGCAGATCCCGGCACTGGTTATTTCGACGGCGGCGGGTGTTATTGTTACTCGTGTTGGTACCAATCAGGATGTTGGGCAGCAGATGGTAACGCAACTGTTCAATAATCCTCAGGTTATGGTGCTCAGTGCCGCAGTGCTTGGGATGATTGGTCTGGTTCCAGGCATGCCAAACTTTGTCTTTTTACTTTTTACCGGCCTGTTATTGGGCATTGCGTGGTTGATTAAAAAAGGCGAAAGAAAAGCTGAATTTGAGTCTGCACAAACGGCATCAGCAGTACCGACATCACCACAGATAGTCGAAGCCAGTTGGTCTGATGTTCAACTGGAAGATCCCTTGGGGATGGAAGTGGGATACCGACTGATTCCTATGGTCGATTTTCAGCAAAATGGTGAGTTGCTGGGGAGGATCAGAAGTATCCGTAAGAAATTTGCCCAGGAAATGGGGTTTCTGCCGCCGGTTGTGCACATACGCGACAACCTGGATTTACAGCCAGCCAGCTACCGCATTTTAATGAAAGGGGTAGAAATTGGCAGTGGTGAAGCACATCCGGGGCGCTGGATGGCGATTAACCCTGGTAATGCGGTTGGCTCGCTGTCCGGTGATGCAACCAACGATCCCGCTTTTGGGCTGCCTGCCGTTTGGATTGACAGTTCGTTAAAAGAGCAGGCTCAGGTTCAGGGTTATACGGTAGTTGAGGCCAGTACGGTTGTGGCTACCCATCTTAATCATCTGCTGAGTTTGCATGCGAGTGAGTTGTTTGGTCGCCAGGAAGCGCAGCAACTAATGGATAGGGTCTCTCAGGAGATGCCTAAACTGACGGAAGATTTTATTCCGGGGGTAGTCACATTAACTACTTTGCATAAGGTGCTGCAAAATCTATTAAGTGAACAAGTCTCTATTCGAGACATGCGTACAGTAATTGAAACATTGTCTGAGCATGCTCCGGTACAAAGCGACCCTTACGAGCTGACCACCGCTGTACGTATAGCGCTTGGTCGTGCCATTACACAGCAATGGTTCCCTGGCGATACTGAATTACAGGTCATCGGTCTTGATAGTGCGTTAGAGCGCCTGTTGTTGCAGGCCCTGCAAGGTGGTGGTGGATTAGAACCTGGGCTGAGCGACCGACTGCTAAATCAGGCTCAGCAAGCATTGCAGCGACAAGAGATGCTTGGGGCTCCCCCTGTATTATTGGTCAACCACGCATTACGTGGTCTGTTATCTCGCTTTCTACGCCGTAGCTTGCCACAGGTTGCGGTGCTGTCTAATCTGGAAATCAGTGATAGTCGTCAGATAAGGATGACGTCAATGATTGGCGAGTCATCCTGA
- a CDS encoding flagellar protein FlhE, translating to MKRIRFSLLAVGGILISSCAYSVHAQQGGWSASVSGPSFQYRGMQASSPALLPAASLQVSADNVVTVIYWRYQLASAAPIDLTVKLCALNRCVNLDSASGQTSGLQGIPANSEFRMMFYVPGTGRISASVDVVSSEISVNYR from the coding sequence ATGAAACGTATTCGTTTTTCGCTACTGGCGGTAGGTGGCATATTGATCAGTTCTTGCGCATACAGCGTTCATGCGCAGCAAGGGGGATGGAGTGCCAGTGTTTCCGGGCCCTCTTTTCAATATAGGGGGATGCAGGCTTCATCTCCTGCTCTTTTGCCTGCGGCCAGTTTGCAAGTTTCTGCGGATAATGTCGTGACAGTTATCTATTGGCGGTATCAATTAGCATCAGCTGCGCCGATAGATCTTACAGTGAAGCTTTGTGCGCTTAACCGCTGTGTTAATCTTGATAGTGCCAGCGGTCAAACATCTGGCTTGCAGGGTATACCTGCAAACAGCGAATTCAGGATGATGTTCTATGTCCCTGGCACGGGCAGAATATCTGCATCTGTAGACGTGGTTTCCAGTGAAATATCTGTCAACTATCGCTAA
- a CDS encoding flagella synthesis protein FlgN yields the protein MEKLVKLLTQLLITLRDLEAILADEQLLLCAGQIDGVALQVVTDKKNTLLSSLQHLDKIRMQGEKVLRLQAPYQDKPALAELWQQITELGEALRNQNRHNGMLLSYHLDHNEKALAVLKSRHAQTVYGSDGQPRTSSISGRRVSI from the coding sequence ATGGAAAAACTTGTAAAGCTTCTAACCCAGCTTCTGATTACCCTGCGCGATTTGGAAGCTATTCTGGCTGACGAGCAGTTATTGCTTTGTGCTGGTCAGATTGATGGTGTGGCTCTACAGGTCGTTACCGATAAGAAAAATACTCTGCTTTCATCCCTTCAGCATTTAGACAAAATTCGGATGCAGGGAGAGAAAGTGCTGCGCTTGCAAGCACCTTATCAAGATAAGCCCGCGCTGGCAGAACTATGGCAGCAGATTACAGAACTGGGTGAAGCATTACGCAACCAAAATCGCCACAACGGCATGCTACTCAGCTATCATCTTGACCATAACGAAAAAGCCCTTGCAGTGTTAAAATCCCGTCATGCTCAAACCGTTTATGGCTCGGATGGTCAGCCTCGTACCAGCAGTATCTCAGGACGTAGAGTCAGTATCTGA
- the flgM gene encoding flagellar biosynthesis anti-sigma factor FlgM — protein sequence MSIDRTQSIKPVNQVQPRDSGDTVKIKRKEGAEQQNGVTGTQVKLSDAQSKLMQPSSQDIDVQRVETLKQAIRDGSLKMNVGKIADAIIKNARDLTSGD from the coding sequence ATGAGTATCGATCGGACACAATCAATCAAACCAGTAAACCAGGTTCAACCTCGGGATAGTGGTGATACGGTAAAAATAAAGCGCAAAGAGGGTGCTGAACAACAAAATGGCGTCACGGGCACGCAGGTGAAGTTAAGCGATGCTCAATCAAAACTGATGCAGCCATCCTCTCAGGACATCGACGTACAACGTGTTGAAACGTTGAAACAAGCCATTCGTGATGGCTCATTGAAGATGAACGTTGGTAAAATTGCCGATGCGATCATCAAAAACGCACGGGACTTAACTTCAGGCGACTAA
- the flgA gene encoding flagellar basal body P-ring formation chaperone FlgA, with amino-acid sequence MQYIKKYIYLSILGILLTPVVSNAADLTSQLSRFFSDNFKNTDNTVTVVIKSPEAQRPVCDAPQISLPGNARMWGNLSVSVRCNQERHFVQVEVQVTGKYVATTVPVNRGNTLKITDIHLTRGRLDLLPPKTLLSLTEAEGATALRDIAPGQPITQAMVRKSWVIQAGQNVQILAQGEGFSVRSDGKAMNNAAAGQNARARTASGQVVSGIATRDGMILISQ; translated from the coding sequence ATGCAGTATATCAAAAAATACATATACTTATCGATCCTCGGTATTCTGTTGACTCCTGTTGTGTCCAACGCAGCTGATTTAACTTCTCAACTTTCCCGTTTTTTTTCTGACAACTTTAAAAATACGGACAATACAGTTACTGTCGTCATCAAGTCTCCTGAGGCTCAGCGGCCAGTCTGTGATGCACCACAGATATCCCTGCCAGGCAACGCCAGAATGTGGGGCAATCTTTCCGTGTCTGTTCGCTGCAATCAGGAAAGGCATTTTGTTCAAGTTGAAGTACAAGTTACCGGTAAATACGTTGCAACCACTGTCCCCGTTAACCGAGGCAACACGCTTAAAATCACGGATATCCATCTGACTCGTGGTCGCTTAGACTTGTTGCCACCCAAGACGTTGTTGTCGCTGACAGAGGCTGAAGGCGCAACCGCATTACGGGATATTGCACCGGGTCAACCCATCACTCAGGCCATGGTACGTAAGTCATGGGTTATTCAGGCCGGCCAAAACGTCCAAATTCTGGCGCAAGGAGAAGGGTTTAGCGTTCGTAGTGATGGCAAAGCCATGAACAACGCTGCCGCAGGCCAGAACGCCAGAGCTCGCACTGCATCCGGACAAGTCGTATCGGGTATTGCAACCCGTGATGGGATGATTCTGATCTCACAATAA
- the flgB gene encoding flagellar basal body rod protein FlgB, whose amino-acid sequence MLDKLDAALRFQQEALNLRAQRQEILAANIANADTPGYQARDIDFASELSKVMEQGRVSSQSVALKLTSTRHIPAQNVQAPDLDLLYRVPTQPALDGNTVDMDRERTNFADNSLKYQSSLTLIGGQIKGMMSVLQSGSS is encoded by the coding sequence ATGCTCGACAAATTAGACGCCGCCTTACGGTTTCAGCAAGAGGCGTTAAATCTTCGTGCTCAGCGTCAGGAGATTTTGGCCGCTAACATTGCCAATGCCGATACTCCCGGCTATCAGGCGCGAGACATTGATTTTGCTAGTGAATTGAGCAAAGTGATGGAGCAGGGGCGCGTCTCAAGTCAGTCGGTTGCGTTGAAGTTGACCTCCACCCGACACATTCCCGCGCAGAATGTGCAAGCTCCTGATCTTGATTTGCTCTACCGAGTTCCAACACAACCGGCTCTTGATGGTAATACTGTCGATATGGATAGAGAGCGTACCAACTTTGCCGATAACAGCCTCAAATACCAGAGTAGCCTGACGCTGATCGGTGGTCAGATTAAAGGGATGATGTCGGTACTTCAATCCGGCTCGTCATAA
- the flgC gene encoding flagellar basal body rod protein FlgC, with amino-acid sequence MSLLNIFDISGSALSAQSQRLNVSASNLANADSVTGPDGQPYRAKQVVFEVDAAPGQATGGVKVAKVVDDPSPEKLVFQPGNPLADAKGYVRMPNVDPVNEMVNTISASRSYQANVEVLNTTKSMMLKTLTIGQ; translated from the coding sequence ATGTCGTTACTTAATATTTTTGATATCTCCGGTTCGGCACTTTCAGCTCAATCTCAGCGTCTTAACGTTAGCGCCAGTAATTTGGCTAACGCTGATAGCGTGACCGGACCTGATGGTCAGCCTTACAGAGCAAAGCAGGTTGTTTTTGAGGTTGATGCAGCGCCAGGACAGGCAACTGGTGGTGTGAAGGTTGCTAAAGTTGTAGACGATCCCTCTCCTGAGAAGTTGGTTTTTCAGCCAGGTAATCCTCTTGCTGATGCCAAAGGGTATGTTCGTATGCCCAATGTGGATCCTGTCAATGAAATGGTGAATACCATTTCTGCGTCCCGAAGCTATCAGGCTAACGTGGAAGTATTAAATACCACTAAGTCAATGATGCTAAAGACATTAACTATTGGTCAGTAA
- the flgD gene encoding flagellar hook assembly protein FlgD, with amino-acid sequence MATTSSVSGVQSTSSTSTSSSISGNSSADLQNSFLTLLVAQLKNQDPTNPMDNNQLVSQLAQLNTVSGIEKLNTTLGSISTQINSTQSVQAASLIGRGVLVPGSSVLVGNSTTTPFGVELESAADSATVSITDSSGKVVRSIDLGALSAGVHAYSWDGKATDGSAAPDGSYTISVSATSNGIQKTVQALNYAYVNGVVTNSSGALLDLGLKGQSTLDNVRQIL; translated from the coding sequence ATGGCTACCACCTCTTCTGTCAGTGGCGTTCAAAGTACATCGTCCACATCGACGTCTTCGTCTATCAGCGGCAATTCCAGTGCTGATTTACAGAATAGCTTCCTGACTTTGCTGGTTGCGCAGTTGAAAAATCAGGATCCGACTAATCCGATGGATAATAACCAACTGGTATCCCAGTTGGCACAGTTAAACACAGTAAGTGGTATTGAGAAATTGAACACCACGCTGGGTTCTATCTCTACGCAGATTAACAGTACTCAGTCTGTTCAGGCCGCATCATTAATCGGCCGAGGTGTATTGGTGCCAGGTTCGTCTGTGTTAGTCGGTAACTCAACCACAACACCATTTGGTGTCGAGCTTGAAAGTGCTGCTGACAGTGCCACGGTCAGTATTACTGACAGCTCAGGTAAGGTAGTGCGCAGTATTGATTTGGGGGCTTTAAGCGCGGGTGTTCACGCTTACTCATGGGATGGCAAAGCCACTGATGGCAGTGCCGCTCCAGATGGTTCCTACACGATCTCGGTATCTGCCACGTCAAATGGTATCCAGAAAACCGTTCAGGCACTGAACTATGCGTATGTCAACGGTGTCGTGACAAATAGTAGTGGAGCACTGCTGGATCTTGGCCTGAAGGGGCAGTCTACGCTGGATAATGTACGCCAGATTTTGTAG
- the flgE gene encoding flagellar hook protein FlgE, whose translation MSFSQAVSGLNAASNNLDVIGNNIANSATVGFKASGISFADMYAGSNVGMGTKVASVLQDFTNGSINGTSRALDVAINGSGFYRLLDTNGSAVYSRNGQFTLDSSRNIVNSQGLKLTGYPATGTPPAIQQGASPVALTIPETTMSAKSTTTASIIANLNSSDSTKTWNSTDPTNTSNYKGSITTYDSLGNAHNFALYFVKTAANSWDVYAQDTSITGAGFQGPTTLSFDSSGALTTTTPATLSMATLNGSAASTFTLAFTGTVQQNSGSNSTKTPTQNGYEPGELTGYSISNDGTVIGSYSNSKTQLLGQIALASFANPEGLSPQGDNVWAATSNSGQAVVGMAGTGNLGKLVGKATESSNVDMSKELVNMIVAQRNYQSNAQTIKTQDQILNTLVNLR comes from the coding sequence ATGAGCTTTTCTCAGGCGGTCAGTGGGTTAAATGCCGCTTCAAATAATCTGGATGTAATTGGCAATAATATTGCCAACTCCGCTACGGTAGGCTTCAAAGCCAGCGGTATCTCTTTTGCCGATATGTATGCAGGCTCTAATGTTGGGATGGGGACTAAGGTCGCTTCCGTATTACAAGATTTTACTAACGGATCTATTAACGGTACGTCGCGCGCGTTGGATGTAGCAATTAACGGAAGCGGATTCTATCGTTTGCTAGATACTAACGGCAGTGCTGTTTATAGCCGCAATGGACAGTTTACCCTTGATAGTAGCCGTAATATTGTTAACTCTCAGGGACTGAAATTAACAGGATATCCCGCTACAGGTACTCCTCCTGCTATCCAGCAAGGTGCGAGCCCGGTTGCGTTGACAATCCCTGAAACGACGATGTCAGCTAAGTCGACCACGACAGCATCAATTATTGCGAATCTAAACTCGTCAGATAGTACCAAGACGTGGAATTCTACCGATCCTACCAATACGTCGAATTATAAAGGTTCGATCACCACTTATGATAGTTTGGGTAACGCGCATAACTTTGCATTGTATTTCGTGAAAACGGCGGCCAATAGCTGGGATGTTTATGCACAGGATACGAGTATCACAGGGGCTGGCTTCCAGGGGCCGACAACTCTGTCATTTGACTCTAGTGGTGCATTGACCACGACTACGCCAGCAACGTTATCCATGGCTACCTTGAACGGTTCTGCGGCCAGCACTTTCACATTAGCCTTTACCGGCACTGTGCAGCAAAACAGTGGATCTAACAGTACTAAGACTCCAACGCAGAATGGCTATGAACCTGGTGAATTAACCGGCTATAGCATCAGTAATGATGGTACGGTCATTGGTTCGTATTCTAACTCTAAGACCCAGTTACTCGGGCAGATTGCGCTGGCCAGTTTTGCCAACCCTGAAGGGTTGTCTCCACAAGGTGATAATGTTTGGGCTGCAACCAGTAATTCGGGCCAGGCTGTGGTAGGAATGGCGGGGACTGGCAACCTGGGTAAATTGGTCGGTAAAGCGACGGAAAGTTCTAACGTTGATATGAGTAAGGAACTGGTAAACATGATTGTTGCCCAGCGTAATTACCAGTCCAATGCGCAAACCATCAAAACCCAGGACCAGATTCTCAACACCTTGGTTAACTTGCGTTAA